One genomic region from Streptomyces sp. NBC_00457 encodes:
- a CDS encoding aminopeptidase P family protein, whose amino-acid sequence MTGTAPAPFGADDYRARMERAARAAADAGLAGLLVAPGPDLVWLTGYAPTAVTERLTLLVLTPGQDPVLVVPTLESPDAAKAAGAPALTLRDWTDGKDPYAATAALLDSTGRFGISDNTWALHLLGLQKALPGTSYASLTDALPMLRAVKDAAELRLLAAAGAAADATFEEIRKVRFAGRKESDVAADLAGLLRRFGHSQVDFTIVASGPNGANPHHEVGDRVIEHGDMVVLDFGGLKDGYGSDTSRTVHVGEPTDEERRVHDLVREAQEAGFRAVRPGVACQEVDRAARAVIADAGYGEYFIHRTGHGIGVTTHEPPYMIEGEEQPLVPGMCFSVEPGVYLPGRFGVRIEDIVTVTEDGARRLNDTPRELVIVN is encoded by the coding sequence ATGACCGGCACCGCGCCCGCGCCCTTCGGCGCCGACGACTACCGGGCCCGGATGGAGCGTGCGGCGCGGGCGGCCGCCGACGCGGGGCTCGCCGGACTGCTCGTGGCGCCGGGGCCGGACCTCGTGTGGCTGACGGGTTACGCGCCCACCGCGGTCACCGAACGGCTCACCCTGCTGGTGCTCACCCCCGGACAGGACCCCGTACTCGTCGTGCCCACCCTGGAGTCCCCGGACGCGGCCAAGGCGGCCGGCGCGCCCGCGCTGACGCTGCGCGACTGGACCGACGGCAAGGACCCCTACGCCGCCACCGCCGCCCTGCTCGACTCCACCGGGCGGTTCGGCATCAGCGACAACACCTGGGCCCTGCATCTGCTGGGCCTGCAGAAGGCGCTGCCCGGCACCTCCTACGCCTCCCTCACCGACGCCCTGCCGATGCTCCGCGCCGTCAAGGACGCGGCGGAACTGAGGCTGTTGGCGGCGGCCGGCGCGGCCGCGGACGCGACGTTCGAGGAGATCCGGAAGGTTCGCTTCGCCGGCCGCAAGGAGTCCGACGTCGCCGCCGACCTCGCCGGTCTGCTGCGCCGCTTCGGGCACTCCCAGGTCGACTTCACCATCGTCGCCTCCGGCCCGAACGGGGCGAATCCGCACCACGAAGTCGGCGACAGGGTCATCGAGCACGGCGACATGGTCGTCCTCGACTTCGGCGGCCTGAAGGACGGCTACGGCTCCGACACCTCCCGCACGGTCCACGTCGGCGAACCGACCGACGAGGAACGCCGGGTCCACGACCTCGTACGCGAGGCCCAGGAGGCGGGCTTCAGAGCCGTACGTCCCGGGGTGGCCTGCCAGGAGGTGGACCGGGCCGCCCGCGCGGTCATCGCCGACGCCGGATACGGCGAGTACTTCATCCACCGCACCGGGCACGGCATCGGCGTCACCACGCACGAGCCGCCGTACATGATCGAGGGCGAGGAACAGCCCCTCGTGCCCGGCATGTGCTTCTCCGTCGAGCCCGGCGTCTATCTGCCCGGCCGCTTCGGCGTCCGCATCGAGGACATCGTCACGGTCACCGAGGACGGCGCCCGCCGCCTCAACGACACCCCCCGCGAGCTGGTCATAGTGAACTGA
- a CDS encoding PDZ domain-containing protein, whose amino-acid sequence MEQTALRPKPMPGQDPGGSPTPDPVRRPHAARRRRRRLTTLLFGLLVGTVLVLSGVGLGTVGATVIGMSKLADLQGQALPGPTPPPTPPPATPTLSPTPAGATLGVEAVDAEKSGALVVGVHVPGPGYTAGLVRGDVLLAFDTTRIDSAADLARAVADTRPGAAVTLTVRHEGGGYQQLTVIPGVVT is encoded by the coding sequence ATGGAACAGACAGCGTTGCGACCCAAGCCGATGCCCGGTCAGGACCCCGGCGGCAGCCCCACGCCCGACCCCGTCCGGCGTCCGCACGCCGCCCGCCGGCGTCGCCGACGGCTCACCACCCTGCTGTTCGGCCTGCTCGTCGGGACCGTCCTGGTCCTGTCCGGCGTCGGCCTGGGGACAGTGGGCGCCACCGTGATCGGCATGAGCAAGCTGGCCGATCTGCAAGGCCAGGCGCTCCCCGGACCCACCCCACCGCCCACCCCACCGCCCGCCACGCCCACCCTGTCACCGACGCCCGCAGGTGCCACGCTCGGCGTGGAGGCCGTGGACGCCGAGAAGTCCGGAGCGCTGGTTGTCGGCGTCCATGTCCCCGGCCCGGGCTATACGGCGGGGCTGGTCAGGGGCGACGTACTCCTTGCCTTCGACACGACCCGGATCGACTCGGCCGCCGACCTCGCGCGCGCCGTCGCCGACACCCGACCGGGAGCGGCGGTCACCTTGACGGTGCGTCATGAAGGCGGCGGATACCAACAGTTGACGGTGATTCCGGGTGTCGTCACATGA
- a CDS encoding LysR family transcriptional regulator, with protein sequence MDPHLLRTYVTVARLASFSEAARDLGYTQSAVSQHIAALEQDLGASLLTRRPVAPTAAGERLLEHAGPLLLRLDAARADVVRMAAAPAHGLTLAAAPTALGPRVLAALPVAGVTLRVLSRDGIPAAVATGAADLGLVDGLAAPSDPLRLPDVAPLTTYGVGEEPVCVLLPATHPLARRSGLRLGDLADARWLDAPDTGLPLAHLRAANGGHGFRPSLRYDGTDVRALTALAAAGHGLTLLPRSAAEAVPGTVAVPVTQPRVVHRTELVHGGSVRGAAAAVVEALTERA encoded by the coding sequence ATGGACCCGCACCTCCTGCGTACGTACGTCACCGTCGCCCGCCTCGCCTCCTTCTCCGAGGCCGCCCGCGACCTCGGCTACACCCAGTCGGCGGTCTCCCAGCACATCGCGGCGCTCGAACAGGACCTGGGGGCTTCGCTGCTCACTCGCCGCCCCGTCGCTCCGACAGCGGCCGGCGAGCGGCTGCTCGAACACGCGGGACCGTTGCTGCTGCGCCTGGACGCCGCTCGCGCGGACGTCGTACGGATGGCGGCGGCGCCCGCGCACGGCCTGACGCTCGCCGCCGCTCCGACCGCGCTCGGGCCCCGGGTTCTGGCCGCCCTGCCGGTCGCGGGAGTGACCTTGCGGGTGCTGTCTCGCGACGGGATTCCGGCGGCCGTGGCCACCGGTGCCGCCGACCTCGGTCTGGTCGACGGACTGGCCGCGCCCAGCGATCCGCTGCGGCTGCCCGACGTGGCGCCGCTGACCACGTACGGCGTGGGGGAGGAGCCCGTATGCGTCCTCCTGCCCGCTACGCATCCGCTGGCCCGGCGCTCCGGACTGCGCCTGGGCGACCTTGCCGACGCCCGCTGGCTCGATGCCCCCGACACGGGACTGCCGCTCGCCCACCTCCGGGCCGCCAACGGCGGTCATGGCTTCCGCCCCTCCCTGCGCTACGACGGCACGGACGTCCGCGCCCTCACCGCCCTGGCCGCCGCGGGCCACGGCCTGACCCTGCTGCCCCGCTCGGCGGCCGAGGCGGTGCCGGGCACGGTCGCCGTCCCGGTCACGCAACCGCGGGTCGTCCACCGCACGGAACTGGTGCACGGGGGTTCGGTGCGGGGAGCGGCGGCAGCGGTGGTGGAGGCGTTGACCGAACGGGCGTGA
- a CDS encoding CTP synthase C-terminal region-related (seleno)protein, with protein sequence MTNTAARLALVGDRSPNVASHTRIPLLLDALAERDRLVLDAYWIGSEDAEDPDAVRGFDAVWVLPGSPYLSEAGVLTAIRTARVESIPFLGTCGGFQHALLEYAREVCGLTRAAHAENDPDAEDPLIEPLACSLAGHEAVVRIEPSSLAQTVIGSERTIERYFCAYGPTRHLDTLRTHGLRFSGHDEDGHPRIAELPGHPFFLASLFQPELSGDGSRPHPMVRALARAAVEHARQAATGQVRQPV encoded by the coding sequence ATGACGAACACAGCAGCCCGTCTCGCCCTGGTCGGCGACCGCTCCCCCAACGTCGCCTCGCACACCCGGATCCCCCTCCTGCTCGACGCGCTCGCCGAGCGCGACCGGCTGGTGCTCGACGCCTACTGGATCGGCTCCGAGGACGCCGAGGACCCCGACGCCGTACGCGGGTTCGACGCGGTGTGGGTGCTGCCGGGGAGCCCGTACCTCAGCGAGGCCGGTGTGCTCACGGCGATCCGCACGGCCCGCGTGGAGAGCATTCCGTTCCTGGGCACGTGCGGCGGGTTCCAGCACGCCCTCCTCGAGTACGCCCGTGAGGTCTGCGGCCTGACGCGGGCGGCACACGCGGAGAACGACCCCGACGCCGAGGACCCGCTCATCGAGCCGCTGGCCTGTTCGCTCGCCGGACACGAGGCCGTGGTCAGGATCGAGCCGAGTTCGCTCGCGCAGACCGTGATCGGATCCGAGCGGACGATCGAGCGCTACTTCTGCGCATACGGCCCGACCCGCCACCTCGACACCCTGCGCACCCACGGGCTGCGCTTCTCCGGTCACGACGAGGACGGCCACCCACGCATCGCCGAACTCCCAGGTCATCCCTTCTTCCTGGCCTCGCTCTTCCAGCCGGAACTGTCCGGTGACGGATCGCGCCCGCACCCGATGGTCCGCGCGCTGGCCCGCGCCGCCGTGGAACACGCACGTCAGGCCGCCACGGGACAGGTACGTCAGCCCGTGTGA
- the cyc2 gene encoding germacradienol/geosmin synthase Cyc2: MTQQPFELPHFYMPYPARLNPHVDEARAHSTAWAREMGMLEGSGIWEQSDLDAHDYGLLCAYTHPDCDGPALSLITDWYVWVFFFDDHFLEIFKRTQDRAGGKAYLDRLPLFMPMDLSAEVPEPQNPVEAGLADLWARTVPAMSADWRRRFSVATEHLLNESLWELSNINEGRIANPVEYIEMRRKVGGAPWSSGLVEYATAEVPAAVAGSRPLRVLMETFSDAVHLRNDLFSYQREVEDEGELSNGVLVLETFFGCTTQEAADTVNDILTSRLHQFEHTALTEVPALALEKGLAPGELAAIAAYTKGLQDWQSGGHEWHMRSSRYMNKRARATSPWQVLTGPGTSAADVGALLAAAGAERLRAYTHVPFQKVGPSLLPDFHMPFQVELSPHLDDARHRLTGWANRMGILQEGVWDEDKLRAYDLALCSAGLDPDATLEALGLSAQWLAWGTYGDDYYPLVFGHRRDLAAARLTTARLSACMPVDGEEVPAPANAMERGLIDLWARTTAEMTTEQRRTVKATVDVMTESWVWELSNQLQNRVPDPVDYLEMRRATFGADLTMSLCRVGHGPAVPAEVYRSGPVRSLENAAVDYACLVNDVFSYQKEIEYEGEIHNAVLVVQNFFGCDYPTAVGVVHDLMTQRMQQFQHVAAHELPIVYEDFALSDEARAIMRGYVTDLQNWMAGILNWHRNVDRYKADWLSRRAHGFLPDRPPALPVS, from the coding sequence ATGACGCAGCAGCCCTTCGAACTCCCGCACTTCTACATGCCGTATCCCGCGCGGCTGAACCCGCATGTCGACGAGGCCCGCGCCCACTCGACCGCCTGGGCGCGCGAGATGGGCATGCTGGAGGGGTCCGGGATCTGGGAACAGTCCGACCTCGACGCGCATGACTACGGCCTGCTCTGCGCCTACACCCATCCCGACTGCGACGGACCCGCCCTCTCCCTCATCACAGACTGGTACGTGTGGGTCTTCTTCTTCGACGACCACTTCCTGGAGATCTTCAAGCGCACCCAGGACCGCGCCGGCGGCAAGGCCTATCTGGACCGGCTGCCGCTGTTCATGCCGATGGACCTGTCCGCCGAGGTGCCCGAGCCGCAGAACCCGGTGGAGGCCGGTCTCGCCGACCTGTGGGCTCGCACGGTGCCCGCCATGTCCGCCGACTGGCGGCGGCGCTTCTCGGTCGCCACCGAGCATCTGCTCAACGAGTCCCTGTGGGAGCTGTCCAACATCAACGAGGGGCGGATCGCCAACCCCGTCGAATACATCGAGATGCGCCGCAAGGTGGGCGGCGCCCCTTGGTCGTCGGGGCTCGTGGAGTACGCGACCGCCGAAGTGCCCGCGGCCGTCGCCGGGTCGAGGCCGCTCAGGGTCCTGATGGAGACGTTCTCCGACGCGGTGCATCTGCGCAACGACCTCTTCTCCTACCAGCGGGAGGTCGAGGACGAGGGCGAACTCAGCAACGGCGTACTCGTCCTGGAGACCTTCTTCGGCTGCACCACCCAGGAGGCCGCCGACACCGTCAACGACATCCTGACCTCCCGGCTGCACCAGTTCGAGCACACCGCCCTCACCGAAGTGCCCGCACTGGCCCTGGAGAAGGGCCTCGCCCCCGGGGAACTCGCCGCGATCGCCGCGTACACCAAGGGACTTCAGGACTGGCAGTCCGGCGGCCACGAATGGCACATGCGCTCCAGCCGCTACATGAACAAGCGCGCCCGAGCCACCTCACCCTGGCAGGTGCTGACCGGCCCCGGCACCTCCGCCGCCGACGTCGGCGCGCTCCTCGCCGCGGCCGGCGCCGAGCGCCTGCGTGCCTACACCCACGTGCCGTTCCAGAAGGTCGGCCCGTCCCTGCTGCCCGACTTCCACATGCCCTTCCAGGTGGAGCTCAGCCCGCACCTCGACGACGCCCGCCACCGCCTCACCGGCTGGGCGAACCGCATGGGCATCCTCCAGGAAGGCGTCTGGGACGAGGACAAACTCCGCGCCTACGACCTCGCGCTGTGCTCGGCGGGCCTCGACCCCGACGCCACCCTCGAGGCACTCGGCCTCAGCGCCCAGTGGCTCGCCTGGGGCACCTACGGCGACGACTACTACCCGCTCGTCTTCGGTCACCGCCGCGACCTGGCCGCCGCCCGCCTGACCACGGCACGCCTGTCCGCCTGCATGCCCGTCGACGGCGAAGAGGTCCCCGCCCCCGCGAACGCGATGGAACGCGGACTGATCGACCTGTGGGCCCGCACGACGGCGGAGATGACCACCGAGCAACGGCGCACCGTGAAGGCCACGGTGGACGTCATGACCGAGAGCTGGGTGTGGGAGCTGTCCAACCAGCTCCAGAATCGCGTCCCCGACCCGGTCGACTACCTGGAGATGCGGCGCGCCACCTTCGGCGCCGACCTCACCATGAGCCTGTGCCGGGTGGGCCACGGCCCCGCCGTCCCCGCGGAGGTGTACCGCAGCGGCCCCGTCCGCTCCCTGGAGAACGCGGCCGTCGACTACGCCTGCCTGGTGAACGACGTGTTCTCCTACCAGAAGGAGATCGAGTACGAGGGTGAGATCCACAACGCCGTCCTCGTCGTCCAGAACTTCTTCGGCTGCGACTACCCGACCGCGGTCGGCGTCGTCCATGACCTGATGACCCAGCGCATGCAGCAGTTCCAGCACGTCGCCGCCCATGAACTGCCCATCGTCTACGAGGACTTCGCGCTCTCCGACGAGGCCCGCGCGATCATGCGAGGCTATGTCACCGACCTGCAGAACTGGATGGCGGGCATCCTGAACTGGCACCGGAACGTCGACCGCTACAAGGCCGACTGGCTGTCCCGCCGCGCCCACGGCTTCCTCCCGGACCGACCGCCGGCGCTGCCCGTCAGCTGA